The sequence below is a genomic window from Methylophilus sp. DW102.
CTTGACCCAAGCCTGTGTAAACTCAAGGTGGGTAAGGAACTGTTTACCGCCGCCGGGCCTCAGCTTGTCGAACAACTGGTTGCGCGGCAATACGATGTGTTCCTCGATCTCAAATTTCACGATATCCCGAATACTGTGGCAAAAGCCTGTCAGGCCGCCGCAAATTTAGGCGTATGGATGATCAATGTTCACGCCAGTGGTGGGCAACCCATGATGCAGGCCGCACGTGAAGGCTTGGATAAAGCATTTGGTGATCAAGCGCCGCTGCTAATCGCTGTCACGGTATTAACCAGTATGGACACGCCAACGTTGCATAGCTTGGGGATTCAGCGCACCCTGCCTGAACAGGTACTCGCATTGGCCACACTGACACAACAATCTGGCTTAGATGGTGTAGTTTGTTCAGCACAAGAGGCCAGCATGCTAAGAAAAGCATTGGGGCCTGACTTTTGTCTGGTCACCCCGGGTATTCGCCCAAAGGACTCGGCAAAGGACGATCAAACCAGAATTGTGACGCCTGCAGATGCCATCGCATTAGGCGCCAGCTACTTGGTGATAGGCAGGCCAATTACACAAGCAGATGACCCGATTGTTGCATTAAATACAATTATTAAAAATATTTAACATTTTTAAATTAATTTAAGGGCGTTAACCGTCCGAACCTGGACTGGCTCAGTAGAATTAAAAACAGGCGCAATGCCTGTTTTTTTATACTTAACGATTCTGGAGGTCATATGATGAAAACGCTTATGGGTTACCTGATGTATTTCCTTTTATTGCCAGCCGCTTATGCGGTGGTTGATATCAATACGGCCAGCCAGGCTGAACTTGAAAGCCTGAATGGTATCGGTCCGGCCAAGGCGCAAGCCATTATTGAATATCGAAAAAAGAGTGGTGGCTTTAAGTCAGTGGAAGAGCTGGATCAAGTGCCAGGCATAGGCCAGGCAACCTTGGCAAACCTGAAGAAAGATGTAAGCGTCGGCGCAAAAAAAGCGACTGCGGCCGAGATTAAATCCGAAAAAGTAGCAGAGAAAAAGAAATAACGATCTACATTAAACAAAAAGCACCCTATTGGGTGCTTTTTTTATTTGGCGGAGAGAGAGGGATTCGAACCCTCGATAGAGTTGCCCCTATGCCACCTTTCCAGGGTGGTGACTTAAACCGCTCATCCATCTCTCCGAAAGAAGGCGGGATTATACCCATAAAAGTTAAAGACGCCAAATCATTTTATGGTGCAACCACTGGCGACTTTCACACTGCATATGGCCTGTTTTAGGGCTAGCAAGATGTCAGGTCTGCTATCTTATAAAACAGTATAAAGTTGGCTAAAAAGCTTGCTTTTGTTATTTTTAAGGTTTAATGTTTAGCACACAAACACACGGCTAAGCCTTATAAAATAAGGTGTTAACGTATGTTTATCGCGATATCTAGTTGCGATTTGATGTAGGCGGTTTGGAGAGCAGTTCTGCTACGATATTAATAGAAAAAACACAGGAGTTACTATGAGTTTGGATCTTCTCAAGGCGATGGGCGTTAAAGTGCCCTATAAAGCCAAGTATGATAACTTTATCGGTGGAAAATGGGTTGCACCGGTCAAAGGTGAATATTTTGATGTCATCTCGCCTATTACTGGCAAGCCCTACACACAAGCTGCACGCTCTAGCGCCGAGGATGTTGAATTGGCATTGGATGCAGCGCATGCAGCAGCCGATAAATGGGGCAAGACTTCTGTCGTTGATCGCTCCAACTTGTTGCTGAAAATTGCTGATCGCATCGAGCAAAACCTTGAG
It includes:
- the pyrF gene encoding orotidine-5'-phosphate decarboxylase, whose translation is MTDSKIVVALDYADAKSATALVDRLDPSLCKLKVGKELFTAAGPQLVEQLVARQYDVFLDLKFHDIPNTVAKACQAAANLGVWMINVHASGGQPMMQAAREGLDKAFGDQAPLLIAVTVLTSMDTPTLHSLGIQRTLPEQVLALATLTQQSGLDGVVCSAQEASMLRKALGPDFCLVTPGIRPKDSAKDDQTRIVTPADAIALGASYLVIGRPITQADDPIVALNTIIKNI
- a CDS encoding ComEA family DNA-binding protein, whose amino-acid sequence is MMKTLMGYLMYFLLLPAAYAVVDINTASQAELESLNGIGPAKAQAIIEYRKKSGGFKSVEELDQVPGIGQATLANLKKDVSVGAKKATAAEIKSEKVAEKKK